The Geomonas ferrireducens genome includes a window with the following:
- a CDS encoding ABC transporter ATP-binding protein: MSASPLISLSGITKTYGRGHAAFQALKGIDLEIDSGDFLAIMGPSGSGKSTTMNILGCLDTPTSGSYRLKDVQVERLERSQRALLRRHCLGFVFQGFNLLPRTTALENVELPLIYRGEPASSRHEAARAALAQVGLKGWESHTPAELSGGQQQRVAIARAIVTRPEVLLADEPTGNLDTRTSREIMELIVSLNEKLGITVLMVTHEPDIAAYARRVVHFVDGFLDSDERKREIL, translated from the coding sequence ATGAGTGCGTCTCCGCTGATCAGCCTCTCCGGCATCACCAAGACCTACGGCCGCGGCCACGCCGCCTTTCAGGCGCTGAAGGGGATCGACCTGGAGATTGACTCCGGCGACTTCCTCGCCATCATGGGGCCGAGCGGTTCGGGCAAGTCCACCACCATGAACATCCTCGGGTGCCTCGACACCCCGACGAGCGGGAGCTATCGCCTGAAGGACGTGCAGGTGGAGCGGCTCGAACGGAGCCAGCGCGCTCTTCTGCGCCGGCACTGCCTCGGCTTCGTGTTTCAAGGGTTCAACCTGCTGCCGCGCACCACCGCGCTGGAAAACGTGGAATTGCCGCTCATCTACCGGGGCGAGCCAGCCTCGTCCCGCCACGAGGCTGCCCGGGCCGCCCTGGCGCAGGTGGGGCTAAAGGGGTGGGAGTCGCACACCCCGGCAGAGCTCTCGGGAGGACAACAGCAGCGCGTCGCCATCGCCCGCGCCATCGTGACCCGTCCTGAGGTGCTTCTCGCCGACGAGCCGACCGGGAACCTCGACACCCGCACCAGCCGGGAGATCATGGAGCTGATCGTCAGCCTGAACGAGAAGCTCGGCATCACCGTGCTCATGGTAACCCACGAGCCGGATATCGCCGCCTACGCGCGGCGCGTTGTCCATTTCGTGGATGGCTTTCTCGACAGTGACGAGCGCAAAAGGGAGATTCTCTGA
- a CDS encoding phosphoadenylyl-sulfate reductase, producing MQEEANMTSVPEVAPNATAQEILRLGVTAAQGTVKLACSFSLEDVAIIELAREAGLEVGVFALDTGRLNEETYEVADAITERYRIKIDWYFPRHEAVEKLEREKGLFSFRESLENRHECCHIRKVEPLGRALKELSGWVTGMRREHSVTRTDLKAIELDALNGGIIKINPLLDWNEAQLLDFVQERRLPQNRLLKQGYRSIGCAPCTRAVQPGEDARAGRWWWENPEHKECGLHRR from the coding sequence ATCCAAGAGGAAGCCAACATGACATCTGTTCCCGAAGTCGCCCCCAACGCAACCGCCCAGGAGATTCTCCGTCTCGGTGTGACCGCAGCGCAAGGCACTGTGAAGCTCGCCTGCTCGTTCTCCCTCGAGGACGTGGCCATCATCGAGCTCGCCCGGGAGGCCGGTCTGGAGGTCGGCGTCTTCGCGCTCGACACCGGCAGGCTGAATGAGGAGACCTACGAGGTGGCCGACGCCATCACGGAGCGCTACCGCATCAAGATCGACTGGTATTTTCCCCGGCACGAAGCGGTGGAAAAGCTGGAGCGCGAGAAGGGGCTCTTTTCCTTCCGCGAGTCGCTGGAGAACCGCCACGAGTGCTGCCACATCCGCAAGGTGGAGCCGCTCGGGCGTGCGCTGAAGGAGCTTTCCGGGTGGGTCACCGGCATGCGCCGTGAGCACAGCGTGACCAGGACGGACCTTAAGGCGATCGAACTGGATGCGCTGAACGGCGGCATCATCAAGATCAACCCGCTACTCGACTGGAACGAGGCCCAATTGCTGGATTTCGTACAGGAGCGCCGCCTGCCGCAGAACCGCCTTCTGAAGCAGGGGTACCGTTCCATCGGTTGCGCCCCCTGCACCAGGGCGGTTCAGCCGGGAGAGGATGCCCGCGCGGGGAGGTGGTGGTGGGAGAACCCCGAGCACAAGGAATGCGGCCTGCACCGGAGATAG
- a CDS encoding MATE family efflux transporter, protein MNHVPRLLKLAGPMILSTSAITLMQIVDAIVLSRYSSEAVAAIGPSGLAVILFQGFLFGTAGYAGTFVAHNHGRGDLAGVRRSAWLGILTSLISGVAALAFAWPLAQLFLLAGHAPQVARDETAYFGICMAGSLFPVLGSALAGWLSGIGRPALVTAVTFLSFVVNALLAWGLVLGEWGLPRLGIAGAALATVSAQAVAAFLYSGIFMVAGGWSDRIARRLAWPDFSRFLKLAMPMGLRISGELCAWTLFLVALGRLGTVELAASSIAFRINGMAFFPALGLGQAAGVLVGHARGAGEDDQVPDIASQSLIVCEIWMFAMAVLFATCPGPLMSLFAGTGPESARIIETGSVIMKFVAFYCLFDAANVMTGCVLSSAGDTGWVARTFLYCSAGFLLLLWLISWLIPSLVAEWTLATCFVFFTAVVWSLRFRSGAWRSIQVLHQHH, encoded by the coding sequence ATGAACCACGTACCGCGCCTGCTGAAACTGGCAGGCCCGATGATACTTTCCACCTCCGCAATAACCCTGATGCAGATCGTCGACGCCATCGTCCTTTCTCGGTACTCCAGCGAGGCGGTGGCGGCGATCGGTCCGTCGGGGCTCGCCGTCATCCTGTTTCAGGGCTTTCTCTTCGGCACAGCCGGGTACGCCGGGACCTTCGTCGCCCACAACCACGGCCGCGGCGATCTCGCGGGCGTGCGCAGGTCCGCCTGGCTCGGCATCCTTACCTCGCTCATCTCCGGCGTCGCGGCACTGGCGTTTGCCTGGCCGCTTGCGCAGCTCTTCCTTTTAGCCGGGCACGCCCCGCAGGTCGCGCGCGACGAGACCGCCTACTTCGGGATCTGCATGGCGGGCTCGCTCTTCCCCGTGCTCGGTTCCGCACTTGCCGGTTGGCTCTCGGGGATCGGCAGGCCCGCCCTGGTCACCGCGGTCACCTTCTTATCTTTCGTAGTCAACGCACTGCTCGCCTGGGGGCTGGTCCTCGGGGAATGGGGGCTACCGCGCCTGGGAATCGCAGGTGCCGCACTCGCCACCGTTTCCGCCCAGGCGGTCGCCGCTTTTCTTTACAGCGGCATCTTCATGGTCGCAGGAGGGTGGTCCGACCGTATCGCGCGGCGACTGGCCTGGCCGGACTTTTCACGCTTCTTGAAACTGGCCATGCCGATGGGGCTTCGCATCAGCGGCGAGCTCTGTGCCTGGACCCTTTTCCTCGTCGCCCTTGGCAGGCTCGGTACCGTGGAACTCGCCGCTTCCAGCATCGCTTTCCGCATCAACGGCATGGCCTTTTTCCCGGCTCTCGGACTCGGGCAGGCGGCAGGGGTCCTGGTGGGGCACGCACGCGGGGCAGGGGAGGACGATCAGGTTCCCGACATCGCGTCGCAGTCGCTTATCGTCTGCGAGATCTGGATGTTCGCCATGGCGGTTCTCTTCGCCACCTGCCCGGGGCCGCTCATGTCGCTTTTCGCCGGGACCGGGCCGGAAAGCGCCCGCATCATCGAGACCGGTTCGGTGATCATGAAGTTCGTCGCCTTTTACTGCCTCTTCGACGCCGCCAACGTGATGACCGGATGCGTCCTCTCTTCTGCCGGTGACACCGGTTGGGTCGCCCGTACCTTCCTCTACTGCTCGGCAGGTTTTCTCCTTTTGCTGTGGCTCATCTCCTGGCTGATCCCGAGCCTCGTCGCGGAATGGACCCTCGCCACATGTTTCGTCTTCTTCACGGCCGTGGTCTGGTCGCTGCGTTTCCGTTCCGGTGCCTGGAGATCGATACAGGTGCTGCATCAGCATCACTAG
- a CDS encoding ABC transporter permease, whose protein sequence is MFWNTLLLSLRAIRRNLMRSFLTVLGIVIGVAAVVVMVTLGNGATKSVSDQISSMGSNLLMVMPGQRFGPGSDAAPSFKSADIDAIKSQISSAEWVAPITGKSATTVYQSKNWPTVVSGTTNDYFHAGNWELSAGRMFTDAEERGGKAVCVIGETVRQKLFGRQNPVGSEIRVKEFSCEVVGVLKSKGQSGMGSDQDDSIIMPLRTVQRRLTGTQDVSRFTVSVRKGASIDAATKQLTLLLRERRKIGENEEDDFRVMDTRQITQTLTSTTKILTMLLSAVAAVSLLVGGIGIMNIMLVSVTERTREIGIRLAIGALEREVLLQFLVEAVVLSSMGGIVGIVLATLSSMALAHAMNIPYMFDVKINLLSFLFSAAIGVIFGYFPARRAAGLNPIDALRHE, encoded by the coding sequence ATGTTCTGGAATACGCTTCTACTCTCCCTGCGCGCCATTCGCCGCAACCTGATGCGCTCCTTTCTCACCGTGCTTGGGATCGTCATCGGCGTCGCCGCCGTGGTGGTCATGGTAACGCTTGGTAACGGCGCCACGAAGTCTGTCTCTGACCAGATCTCCAGCATGGGTAGTAACCTCCTGATGGTGATGCCCGGTCAGCGGTTCGGGCCGGGCTCGGACGCGGCGCCCAGCTTCAAGAGTGCCGACATCGACGCCATAAAGAGCCAGATCTCCAGCGCCGAGTGGGTCGCCCCGATAACCGGCAAATCGGCCACGACGGTCTACCAGTCCAAGAACTGGCCGACGGTGGTAAGCGGCACCACCAACGACTATTTCCACGCCGGCAACTGGGAGCTTTCCGCTGGCCGGATGTTCACCGACGCGGAGGAGAGGGGAGGGAAGGCCGTCTGCGTCATCGGCGAAACGGTGCGTCAGAAGCTTTTCGGGCGCCAGAACCCGGTGGGGAGCGAGATCAGGGTCAAGGAGTTCTCCTGCGAGGTGGTGGGGGTGCTTAAATCGAAGGGACAGTCCGGGATGGGCTCGGACCAGGACGACTCCATCATCATGCCGCTAAGGACCGTGCAACGCCGCCTGACCGGAACCCAGGACGTGAGCCGCTTCACCGTCTCGGTGCGCAAGGGGGCGTCCATCGACGCCGCCACGAAACAGCTCACCCTCCTTTTACGCGAGCGGCGCAAGATCGGCGAGAACGAGGAGGACGACTTCCGGGTCATGGACACCCGGCAGATCACCCAGACGCTCACGAGTACGACAAAGATTCTCACCATGCTGCTGAGTGCCGTGGCCGCGGTGAGCCTTCTGGTCGGCGGCATCGGCATCATGAACATCATGCTGGTCTCGGTGACGGAAAGGACGCGGGAGATCGGCATCCGTCTCGCCATCGGCGCGCTGGAGCGGGAGGTGCTCCTGCAGTTCCTGGTCGAGGCGGTGGTGCTCTCAAGCATGGGCGGCATCGTGGGGATCGTCCTTGCCACGCTCTCCTCCATGGCGCTCGCCCACGCCATGAACATACCGTACATGTTTGACGTCAAGATCAACCTGTTATCCTTCTTGTTTTCTGCGGCCATTGGGGTTATCTTCGGCTATTTCCCGGCGCGCCGGGCAGCCGGTCTCAACCCCATCGACGCCCTGCGTCACGAGTGA